A part of Acidobacteriota bacterium genomic DNA contains:
- a CDS encoding MtrB/PioB family outer membrane beta-barrel protein, whose protein sequence is MRIRALLLTIPIALVPAVLVAQAPTQPQPAAPAGPSAQAPGGAAAAAEEVDEDALPTTYGTVDFGVRTTSLSGPDRGARYERYRDLGDGLFLDRGRYSTQQRGWLVDLGTDHLGRSDQRFTGRIVRPGQVKIWAGWDQIPMLMSRTTRTLFTASSPAGVLEIPNEIQSAVQAQPASLAGFVQNARQFDLKSQRHIFTGGGQYIATSGITITGNVRQINRDGAVPFGGSFGHSQVVETLAPVKHQTTDFDSNAEYQRGSLLVRGGYTGSWFRNDVTSLTFDNPFRVTDISTAGSRGRAALAPSNSFVGVNGMVSYKLPRRSRVTATLSAGSLTDSGAALLPMTVNTTLATVALARPTTEGKANTSSVNLAFTSRPTRTVDVDVRYRTYDYDNRTPEFLVTQRVGFDSGISSVTNPALQLTEPFGVKRETFDADVRLVPIRAFSAGVGFSHQREERTHRIFERTDDNTIRFSVDSIGNRWVTLRSKYEHSQKRGEGNVAEIAAELLAIGEQPGLRHFDIASRNRDRGTIQLALTPLSTMSVNASVAAGKDDYLESLFGLRDNSHRVYTTGVDFAPSEYVTAGLSYSFEQYKSLSRSRQANPGVQFDDPSRNWATNTTDRAHSVIAHLELLQLVQNLDVQVWADHSRTRGLYRYTTGAVVDRTLPEEVVVPTSLPDPTQLPPVTSGLTRGTIDVTYALSERWSVGLSTWYERYRVRDFSLDAEALSRLDPAGALLLGYQYLPYTATTLWGRAIYKF, encoded by the coding sequence ATGCGCATCCGTGCTCTGCTCCTCACCATCCCGATCGCGCTCGTGCCCGCCGTTCTCGTGGCGCAGGCCCCCACCCAACCGCAGCCCGCGGCGCCGGCCGGGCCAAGCGCGCAGGCGCCCGGCGGCGCTGCCGCGGCGGCGGAGGAAGTCGACGAAGACGCCCTGCCGACGACGTACGGCACGGTCGACTTCGGCGTGCGAACGACGAGCCTGTCGGGTCCGGACCGTGGCGCGCGCTATGAGCGCTATCGCGATCTCGGCGATGGGCTCTTCCTCGACCGCGGCCGGTACAGCACGCAGCAACGCGGCTGGCTCGTCGATCTCGGCACCGACCACCTCGGGCGCAGCGATCAGCGGTTCACCGGCCGCATCGTCCGCCCGGGCCAGGTGAAGATCTGGGCCGGCTGGGATCAGATTCCCATGCTGATGAGCCGGACGACCCGGACGCTCTTCACGGCGAGCTCGCCGGCCGGCGTCCTCGAGATCCCGAACGAGATCCAGTCGGCCGTGCAGGCCCAGCCCGCGTCGCTCGCCGGATTCGTCCAGAACGCCAGGCAGTTCGATCTGAAGTCGCAGCGGCACATCTTCACCGGCGGCGGCCAGTACATCGCCACGAGCGGCATCACGATCACCGGCAACGTCCGCCAGATCAACCGCGACGGCGCCGTCCCGTTCGGCGGCTCGTTCGGCCACAGCCAGGTCGTCGAGACGCTGGCGCCGGTCAAGCACCAGACGACCGACTTCGACTCGAACGCCGAGTACCAGCGCGGCAGCCTGCTCGTGCGCGGCGGCTACACCGGATCGTGGTTCCGCAACGACGTGACGTCGCTCACGTTCGACAACCCGTTCCGCGTGACCGACATCTCGACGGCCGGCTCACGAGGACGGGCCGCGCTGGCGCCGAGCAACTCCTTCGTCGGCGTGAACGGGATGGTGTCGTACAAGCTGCCGCGGCGCTCCCGCGTCACCGCCACCCTCTCGGCCGGGAGCCTGACCGACTCCGGCGCCGCGTTGCTGCCGATGACCGTGAACACCACGCTCGCGACGGTCGCGCTCGCTCGGCCGACCACCGAAGGCAAGGCCAACACCTCGTCGGTCAACCTGGCGTTCACCTCGCGACCGACGCGCACGGTCGACGTGGACGTGCGGTACCGCACGTACGACTACGACAACCGCACGCCGGAATTCCTCGTGACGCAGCGCGTCGGGTTCGACTCGGGCATCTCGAGCGTCACGAATCCGGCGCTGCAGCTCACCGAGCCGTTCGGCGTGAAGCGCGAGACGTTCGACGCCGACGTCCGGCTGGTGCCGATTCGCGCCTTCTCCGCCGGCGTCGGGTTCTCGCATCAGCGCGAGGAGCGCACGCACCGCATCTTCGAGCGGACGGACGACAACACGATCCGCTTCTCGGTCGACTCGATCGGCAATCGGTGGGTGACGCTGCGGTCGAAGTACGAGCACTCGCAGAAGCGCGGCGAAGGCAACGTGGCCGAGATCGCCGCCGAGCTGCTCGCCATCGGCGAGCAGCCGGGCCTGCGGCACTTCGACATCGCGTCGCGCAATCGCGACCGGGGCACGATTCAGCTCGCGCTCACACCGCTCAGCACCATGTCGGTCAACGCGTCGGTGGCCGCCGGCAAGGACGACTACCTCGAGAGCCTGTTCGGCCTCCGCGACAACAGCCATCGGGTGTACACGACCGGTGTCGACTTCGCGCCGTCGGAGTACGTCACGGCAGGCCTGTCGTATTCGTTCGAGCAGTACAAGTCGCTGTCCCGATCGCGGCAGGCGAACCCGGGGGTGCAGTTCGACGACCCGTCGCGCAACTGGGCCACGAACACGACGGACCGGGCACACTCGGTCATCGCGCATCTCGAGCTGCTGCAACTGGTGCAGAATCTCGACGTGCAGGTGTGGGCCGACCACAGCCGGACCCGCGGGCTCTATCGCTACACGACCGGGGCCGTCGTCGATCGGACGCTGCCGGAAGAGGTGGTCGTGCCGACGTCGCTCCCCGATCCGACGCAGCTTCCCCCGGTCACGAGCGGCCTGACGCGAGGTACTATCGATGTGACGTACGCGCTCTCGGAGCGATGGAGCGTGGGGCTGTCCACCTGGTACGAGCGGTATCGCGTGCGGGATTTCAGTCTCGACGCGGAAGCGCTGTCGCGGCTCGATCCGGCAGGCGCCCTCTTGCTCGGCTACCAGTACCTGCCCTACACCGCGACGACCCTCTGGGGGCGCGCCATCTACAAGTTCTGA
- a CDS encoding cytochrome c, whose translation MTRTLGAVAVAVALTGGTVFGQAPDPKLVDQGKKLYATYKCDKCHMIGGKGSKKGPLDGVGAKLSPTEIRQWLTHPAEMEAKLEKPPKGTDSMANALKTKNIEPAEVDALVAYLRTLTKK comes from the coding sequence ATGACGCGAACACTGGGAGCAGTTGCGGTGGCCGTGGCCCTGACCGGCGGCACGGTCTTCGGCCAGGCGCCCGATCCGAAGCTCGTCGATCAGGGCAAGAAGCTGTACGCCACGTACAAGTGCGACAAGTGCCACATGATCGGCGGCAAGGGCAGCAAGAAGGGCCCGCTCGACGGCGTCGGCGCCAAGCTCTCTCCCACGGAGATCCGGCAGTGGCTCACGCATCCAGCCGAGATGGAGGCGAAGCTCGAGAAGCCGCCCAAGGGCACCGACTCGATGGCCAACGCGCTGAAGACGAAGAACATCGAGCCGGCCGAAGTCGACGCGCTGGTCGCCTACCTGCGCACGTTGACGAAGAAGTAG
- a CDS encoding NapC/NirT family cytochrome c has product MTPDDARDSVPRLARNPVSIAGAWLTTLSVIAFCAYVALEQFGLLASPYAGLFGFVFAPACFLFGLLLIPIGIGIEGRRRRRGRAAWRWPAIDLSDARTRTVLVAIAGLTIINLAIVSVAGVGLVHYSESNEFCGGLCHVPMEPEATAHEQNAHSRVDCVACHVGPGVSGAVTAKMNGTRQLWGVITGNYHRPIPSPRERMPVPGQTCNRCHAPVAPDRTVQRVFREHKDNETSSEITTTLLMYTGKNHWHARPDVVVEFAAEADDLKTIPYVKVTENGKVTEYFAEGVTAPPQGRPLVRMDCVDCHNRPAHTLAQTPAQVVDQAIVRREIDTALPFARSEMVEALGAEYPAGTDARQAIAARLTEKFGTSPAAKQAVAVAIRLYSEHVFPRMNVTWDTYTNQLFHIDDTGCFRCHTDEHKTKDAEPKVVRQDCDLCHLEQ; this is encoded by the coding sequence ATGACGCCAGACGACGCCCGAGACTCGGTGCCGAGGCTCGCCCGCAATCCGGTCTCGATCGCCGGCGCGTGGCTCACGACGCTGAGCGTCATCGCGTTCTGCGCCTACGTGGCGCTCGAGCAGTTCGGCCTGCTGGCGTCGCCCTACGCCGGGCTGTTCGGCTTCGTGTTCGCTCCGGCGTGCTTTCTCTTCGGTCTGCTGCTGATCCCGATTGGCATCGGGATCGAAGGACGCCGCCGGCGCCGCGGGCGCGCCGCCTGGCGATGGCCCGCGATCGATCTTTCGGACGCCCGCACGCGCACGGTGCTCGTGGCGATCGCAGGATTGACGATCATCAATCTCGCCATCGTGTCGGTGGCGGGCGTCGGTCTCGTCCACTACTCCGAGTCCAACGAGTTCTGCGGGGGACTCTGCCACGTGCCCATGGAGCCCGAGGCCACCGCGCACGAGCAGAACGCCCACTCGCGGGTGGACTGCGTCGCGTGCCACGTCGGCCCCGGCGTGAGCGGCGCCGTGACGGCGAAGATGAACGGCACCAGGCAGCTCTGGGGCGTGATCACCGGCAACTATCACCGGCCCATCCCGTCGCCGCGCGAGCGGATGCCGGTGCCTGGCCAGACCTGCAACCGTTGTCATGCGCCCGTGGCGCCGGACCGCACCGTGCAGCGCGTCTTCCGCGAGCACAAAGACAACGAGACCAGCAGCGAGATCACCACCACGCTCCTGATGTACACGGGCAAGAACCACTGGCACGCCAGGCCGGACGTCGTCGTCGAGTTCGCCGCTGAAGCCGACGACCTGAAGACCATTCCGTACGTCAAGGTCACCGAGAACGGCAAGGTGACCGAGTACTTCGCGGAGGGCGTCACGGCGCCCCCGCAGGGTCGGCCGCTCGTCCGCATGGACTGCGTCGACTGCCACAACAGGCCGGCACACACGCTGGCCCAGACGCCGGCCCAGGTCGTCGACCAGGCGATCGTGCGCCGCGAGATCGACACGGCCCTGCCGTTCGCCCGGAGCGAGATGGTCGAGGCGCTCGGCGCGGAGTACCCCGCCGGCACGGACGCGAGGCAGGCCATCGCCGCCAGGCTCACCGAGAAGTTCGGCACGAGCCCCGCGGCGAAGCAGGCGGTGGCGGTGGCGATCCGGCTCTACTCCGAGCACGTGTTCCCTCGCATGAACGTCACGTGGGACACGTACACGAACCAGCTCTTCCACATCGACGACACGGGCTGCTTCCGCTGTCATACCGACGAGCACAAGACGAAGGACGCCGAGCCCAAGGTGGTGCGACAGGATTGCGATCTCTGCCATCTCGAGCAGTAG
- the sthA gene encoding Si-specific NAD(P)(+) transhydrogenase, which translates to MSHYDVVVLGCGPAGERAAIQAARAQKRVAVIERAHAVGGNRVNWGTLPSKTLRESAVFFYQLTRHRLHGIRYDVGPELTVADFMFRERTVVQQELESINESLRRYGVEVIKGHGRFAGPGAIAVTPPGGAETRSVTAGVFVIATGSRPNRPDDVPFDGETVFDSETILHLPRMPRTMTVLGAGVVGVEYASIFAALGIAVTLVDTRDRLLPYLDREIVGALTTELQRLGITFISSDRYARIDRIGGTPPRVRCSTQSGRELEADVLLYCVGRDGNTNDLGLGTLGIVPGKYGLLTVNEHYQTTHPHIYAVGDVIGYPALASTSMEQGRQAMRHALGIPGPKGRSKVLPFAIYSIPEVAYIGETEEAMIANGTDHVIGRAQYEKNPRGQILGESGGMLKLIFERPALKLAGTHLVGSGASELVHIGEAFLRSGASAHDIAEMPYNYPTLSDMYRHAALKALAEEQRRSLAERARDAAAPATS; encoded by the coding sequence ATGTCGCACTACGACGTCGTCGTGCTCGGGTGCGGGCCGGCGGGAGAGAGAGCCGCCATCCAGGCGGCGCGGGCGCAGAAGCGCGTCGCCGTGATCGAGCGTGCGCACGCCGTCGGCGGAAACCGGGTCAACTGGGGCACCTTGCCGTCCAAGACCCTTCGTGAGAGCGCAGTCTTCTTCTATCAGCTCACGAGGCACCGGCTTCACGGCATCCGCTACGACGTCGGGCCCGAGCTGACGGTGGCGGACTTCATGTTCCGCGAGCGCACCGTCGTGCAGCAGGAGCTCGAGTCGATCAACGAATCGCTCCGGCGATACGGCGTCGAGGTGATCAAGGGCCATGGCCGGTTCGCCGGTCCCGGCGCCATCGCCGTCACGCCGCCGGGCGGCGCCGAGACGCGCTCGGTCACCGCCGGTGTCTTCGTCATCGCGACCGGCTCCCGTCCGAACCGGCCCGACGACGTGCCGTTCGACGGCGAGACCGTGTTCGACTCCGAAACCATCTTGCACCTGCCGCGCATGCCGAGGACGATGACGGTTCTCGGCGCGGGCGTGGTCGGCGTCGAGTACGCGAGCATCTTCGCGGCGCTGGGCATCGCGGTCACGCTCGTCGATACGCGCGATCGGCTGCTGCCATACCTCGACCGCGAGATCGTCGGCGCGCTGACGACCGAGCTGCAACGGCTCGGCATCACGTTCATCTCGTCGGATCGCTACGCGCGCATCGATCGGATCGGCGGCACACCCCCGCGCGTGCGGTGTTCGACCCAGTCCGGCCGCGAGCTCGAGGCGGACGTGCTGCTGTACTGCGTCGGCCGTGACGGCAATACGAACGACCTGGGCCTTGGCACGTTGGGCATCGTGCCGGGCAAGTACGGGCTGCTGACGGTGAACGAGCACTACCAGACCACGCACCCGCACATCTACGCCGTCGGAGACGTAATCGGCTACCCGGCGCTCGCCAGCACCTCGATGGAGCAGGGACGGCAGGCCATGCGGCACGCGCTCGGCATTCCCGGGCCAAAGGGCCGCAGCAAGGTGCTGCCGTTCGCGATCTACTCGATCCCCGAAGTGGCCTACATCGGGGAGACGGAGGAAGCGATGATCGCGAACGGGACCGACCACGTCATCGGCCGGGCTCAGTACGAGAAGAACCCGCGCGGGCAGATCCTCGGAGAATCGGGCGGCATGCTCAAGCTGATCTTCGAGCGGCCGGCGCTCAAGCTGGCCGGCACGCACCTCGTGGGGAGCGGCGCGAGCGAGCTCGTGCACATCGGCGAGGCGTTTCTGAGGTCAGGGGCGTCGGCTCACGACATCGCGGAGATGCCGTACAACTACCCGACGCTGTCGGACATGTACCGGCATGCCGCGCTCAAGGCGCTGGCCGAAGAGCAACGGCGGAGCCTTGCCGAACGTGCGCGGGACGCGGCCGCGCCTGCTACGAGCTGA